The Malus domestica chromosome 10, GDT2T_hap1 nucleotide sequence ctctctctttatACAACCCCATTCCAAATTtagcaactctctctctctctctctctctctctctctctctctgaaggACAATCCATTTGAAACCAAACAAAGAGGTACTAATATTTCTCAAATCCCAGCCtaatatgaatttttatttgttttatttactCATTTTTTCTTATTAATCTGCATTATGATATTTAATTTCCTCATGCAGTTACCATCTGAATTATGCCCCTTCATCTTCTGTTTCAGTTACAAATCAATGATGATAGCAAtcacaaattttgaaatttatttgAAATTCATAAATGCCTGATTTTTTGCTCTTTCATTTCTCTGCATTATTATTGTGTTTGTATTGAATTTTGTGCTTTGCTTCACATTCTATGGGTACTTTCAGGGTGCAAATTGTTTGCCTGATTAAAAAGTTCAAAACTTGTATTCAAAACAGTGGAGTTGGTGCGCAAAGGACATAAATTTGTGGATTTTGTGAGTAGATTGAATGCTTCTGTGATCTGGGTTTTTGCGAAATCGAGGATCAAACACATTTAAGGAGAGAATCCTTTCGGatttcgtgttttttttttttgcatctgGGTCTTGTTATTGTGGGTCGGAATGCTGGAGTGATAAGAAGTAGTAAAATGGGTTGAATGTATGCtggttttgggattttttaAACAATGGAGCGACGCGTATTAATTCGGTGAAATGAGCATTTTATAAAGATTAGATAAGGGTTTTAAAATGGAGGGTAAAGAAGATGGTGATGCATACGAAGAGCGGCCTCCGTCGCCTGCTCAGGTTTTGCAGGAAATATCTGAGGAGGCATTTAAAGTGGCAGGGGAAACACTGCAAAATGTGGTCTCAGGTAAATCGAGCATGCCACCACTGGCACCGGGGCATACGCGCTCCCAAAGTGAAGTTGTAACTACGACACACAGACGGAGCAATAGctttcaaaaattgaaaactcagATGCAGAAGGCTTGGAGATGGGGTGGAAGTTCGCGGGATGGTTTGCGGTTGTCTTTCAATCCTGAGGTTTTGGCAAACCAAAAACGCCAGTGGTATCAGCGTTACTCCAAATCAAAGGTATCCTTTTCTATGGCATTGCTTGATACATTGTTGCTacacaaaaaaggaaaaacagaaaacagaaCTTGATTACTCGAGAATTTCATGCTATCGAGTAATAGTAAATAAAGAGGGTTTAAACTTAATCTATTGTGTAAGAAAGTAACCTTTTTTGTCCACTTCTTTGTTTATGAATATAGGTGTAGGATTTTTGATTGTATAATCAGACATGAAAACTAGAAAAAgtaaatgattaaatgtagcGATTATAAAAATCTTGGAACCAGTTTCCCCCGCGATGCTTGAATGTTATTGCTTAAAAAATCTCTTTTCTTTACTGGTTTAATTGTCTGTCTAATTTACTAAAGTTTTATGATTATGCCGTTCTAGGGCCATATAAAATATACCGAGCCAACTTCACTCTTTGAGCATTTTATTATTGCGGGGCTTCATCCTGATGCTAACCTTGACACTGCGGAGGATGCATTTgttaaaagaaagaaatgggAGATGGAGATGATAAATTGCGGAATTGTTGACCTTAAATTGCTACAGCAGCGGGGACCTCCAATTCCTACATTAGAACCTCAGGTTGGGCGTATAACTGCATCAGAAGTTCCCAGGAACTTTGTTTCTCTTTGGCATGCGATGATAATTTATATGTTCCTGAATGTTTTACTGGATCTACAGATACTTTTTAAATATCCTCCTGGGAAGCGGTTTGATATGCGTTTGACAGATTTAGCTTCCTTTTGTTTTCCTGGAGGGGTTAAGGTTCGATATTGCTCATTttccattaattttaaattcacTCATTATCTTGTATTTATTTAACACTTATGTTGCATTGATATAATATACTGTTCTCTTACAGGCACGGTTATTGGAGAAGACTCCGTCACTAAGTGATTTAAATCAAGTTGTTTATGGACAGGTACACGAAAACGTGTCTCATGTAATCTATTACATATATATTCATCAACTTTTCAATTTCTCTTCATTTTATCTCGTCACAAAACACAACTTCTTGTAGGGGTTGGTTCAGTTTCAATCGGTTAGattttttaccaaaacaaaaaattgaactgAAATTACTGAGTTATCTTCGGTTTGGTTTGACtttggttcagtttttttttatatttataaaatctgaaaattgtttaaaaaaattgaaattggtcctttggaaaaaaaaaaggaaggaaaaaatatCGAGATTTTGTAAAACTTCAAATTTGCGTCTCTGACAATATTGTCGTACAGGGGCTGGTGTTCACAATCTAGGTACTAATAGCACAGTAACATAAACACTGTATGAGGAAAAGTAGAGCCTGTAGCCTTTTTATTGCCTTTTCGTTATACTTCTGCatctaaattttctttttctacaaaATAACCaagtgaaaaacaaaagaatacaAAGTGTAATTGGTATTGAACAATGGAGAGTAGGTGACACAAAATTacgttttccttttatttttgctcGCTCATATCTAATGCTAAACAGTTAGGAAATGAGCCACCAATGTGTATCAAGCTAACATGCTTTTTCGCGTGCAGTCGATCTTGCACGTGGAAAGGCAACCATACATGTTGATGGAGAAACGCAGGTTCAGTCCCAACCTGCActtttaaaactaataaataagTAGGGTAACAAGGATATGAGGTTTCAAACACAAGACCCCTGGGGATAAAGCTCTGATATTACCATTGAACATCAGAAGCTAAAACAAGATCAATTGTTTTAAAATGGGTCCTAAGTTTAATCAGTTATGTGTAGCCTCGAAAAAATCATTGTGAGTCGTGTCCATTTAGAGTTTGCAGACTGATTTTCCACTTTATGTTTCATTTCATTATTTATCGATTAGTTTTacataaatatttaaatataaaacaCAGATAGCACTCTAATTATCGGATATTCTCGACAGGAGCATTTAGGCAAAGAtgatttatcatttattttctcACTCAAGGTATCTTATGTTCATTTTGTCCCCTTTGAAGATTTGTACAGTTGTTATTTCAGCTTGCTATTTACATATGTTTGTAGCACACACGGTTACTAAAAAGGTAATACCCTTTGATCAGGTGGCAGACAATGCAACACTTTATGGTGTTTGCCTGCATGTGTCAGAAATTGTTCAGAGGCCTCCTGCTATCTTAGGCATCTCATCACCTAATTCTCATTCGACAGGAGGACTCTTCCGCTTTTTGGTTTCTGCACCTCGATGCTACTGTGTGCTATCCAGAGTTCCTTTTTTTGAGTTACATTACGAGATGCTGAATAGGTGAGTTGTAGTTTTTATTTCTCTATAATTTGTAAGTATAGTATagacatttcaaaattttatttatccTTGTAAAAAAATCAATGCATTTCACCGCATTTTACTTGGATGATGCAGTATCATTCAACAGGAGCGTCTGAAGCGAATAACACAATTTGCTAGTGAAATGGCCCTCAATGATTTTGTCCCTACATTGCCCAAAGTACAAGATTATGATAATGAGTCCCCTGAGAGGGAGTCTTTTGATAATTGGATGGACTCCGCAATACCAGTGAACAGTTCAATTGCACTTACAGTTGCTGGTGCAGGAATCAGACCGGAGGATGAGACTCCACCTTCTTCACTCAAGATATGGGAACTGCAGTCCCCTGAAAGTGTTTCTGCTAGCGAAAGTTCAGATTTTTGTCAAGTACGGTATTTAGACAAAGATGGTAGAAGGGATTCACAATGTTCTGATGACTATGGTTTTGAGGCCTCTGAAACTCGTTCAGAGGCTTCAGAAAGAATATGCGCAATCTATGGAAATGACCATACTTCTCCAGAGGTTGGGACATCTTTCTCCACCAGGAATCGCACATTGGAGCGTCTTGGCAGTTCTGAATCTCTATTCAGGTGGTAAATATATGTCTATTCTACTATTCGATTTATCGTTTTATGCTTTAGAGATGAAGTAGTGGGGTTTTTTTTATGCTATGTCTGTATATATGCTGCTATATGAGATTAAGTAGTACTTGAATAGCTCCATTATTAGTTTCAATCTCAATTCTTTATGCCGTGTAAAATAACTTGATGCCACTCTCCCATGTTACCATACAAGTACAAGTTCAATAATCTATTATTATCTTTGGCAGTCCAGCTAGAAGCATGGTATCGGAGGATGAAGATGATGACCTTTCCTCAACGTGTGAGAAAGAGTTTGGTGATGAACTAATAATGGAATGGGCTAGGGTGAGTTTACCAACACTGCAATCTTACTAATTTTATTTCTCTATTATTGATAATTTGATTTCCCTTTGACAGTTATTTTTGTATCAACTCTCTATGATAGGAGAACAAGAACGATTTATTACAGATTCTTTGTGGTTTTCATGCTTTGCCTCTCCCGCAACGAGGAAGTGAGTTTTCTTTTCAACCTCTTGAACACCTACAAGCTACTGAGTATAGGAGACCTTCAGTTGCTGCTCTTGGTTTTGATGAGAATAGTGTTGATTCATTTGAAGATCCTGGggtatttggttgatttctcattttttaaggcctctctctctctctctctctctataaattttGTTGTATTCTTTAATATTGGCTTAACGTTACTTCACTTGGTTAAAGGTCAATGTTATGTTAGCTGCTGCTGAGGAAGCGCTTGCACTATCAATATGGACAACTGCAACAATTTGCCGAGTTCTCTCCCTTGAAAGTGTAAGCTTCAATGTTTGCCTTGAGTCCAGCTGGTGTTAAGATTGTAAATAATTTTTACCATCTGGTCCAGATTCTTTTTAAGCAATATTTATTCGCACCATGTGACTCaattagttttttgtttttcctttgattcaAGTCCATTGTGAGACTGAAACATTTTGAATCCCGTACCACACTGACAATGATGTTTATGCTTGAGCTTTTCACTTTTCATGTGATTTACCATATTTTGTGGATTGTTGTTTAGTTACAGAAAAAAAATACGGGAACTTGTTAGCATAGCTCTTCTGGAATTGTTAGGCATACGACCCCTTGACATTCTAACCTAACTGCGTATTTGCATGTGGGCTCACTTTTGTCCCTGGAAAAAGAAGTCTTTTTTTTTCCGTCAACCCCTTAGTAAATATTGTTGTCTACACTTACTGATTCATCAGTGGTGTTTTTGCCAGATTTTGTCATTGCTTACGGGAGTATTACTAGAAAAACAAGTGGTGATAGTGTGTCCGAATCTGGTAAGTAATTGTTTGTATTGGAGTTACGTGCATCAATCCTGAGAGCACTTTCTATTTTCATCGTTTGATCATTTGACACTGCAATCAATGCAGGGTGTGCTATCAGCTACAGTATTGTCTCTCATTCCCATGATTCGTCCATTTCAATGGCAGAGTTTAATGCTTCCTGTAAGTTTGATTTATTGCTGAACGTAAAATATTTGCTTATAGCTAAAACCTTGTTAATTATTTAAGCGATATCATTGATGACATCCTGAAAATATGTTTTTCTCTAAGTTTCTTCAATATCTTCAGGTTCTACCAGGGAAAATACTTGATTTTCTTGACGCCCCAGTTCCATTTATTGTGAGTTTCGTTTCATTTTTACAGTTGTATTTGTATAAATGTATTTCATTGTATTACTCTCTCAGACCGAATGTTCGACATTTTAGGATTCATCTTTCCAAGTGAGGTGTTAATGCTATGCTAGTATGTGCGGTTAACTTTAAGGCTTGACCAAAAACAGTTCCTTGCTTTGCTTGGATATTCTGTATTCATGAAGCCAGAAATCTAAATGGGATGTCATCAAGTCATCTCCAAATTCATATACTTCTTAGGCAGTTAAAACATTCCGcatctaatttttctttttgatttgTTTAGTTTACCTATTACTGAGTCTTGAATATTTGTTTTGAAACAGCATGTACTGTTTATGAACTAGGGTTTGAAGTGAAGTGGGAATCCCGTCAAGTATTACCCTCTAGAAATCTTGTGATAGTTTTAACTCTCGGAATTCTATTCTGTGCCTAAATGTTATATTACTCTCTGGTATATATAGAAAATCCTAATTGTATTGCCAAGAGAAATCATATGTCAAGTTCTCACTTAAATTTTTAGGGTTGTAATAAAAAAACTGTCATTAATTTTAGTTCAATTTCCTTTGTGCTCTTGTCATATGGCAGATTGGGATACAACAGGTTCCTGCAGACCTGAAGAGGAAAACGTCGGATCCTGTTCAAGTTAATGTGCAAAAGGATCAGGTTTCTTTTATTCTCATTTAGTTTTTTCGGCTACTTTTTTCCTTATCACTGGCTTTATAAAGAGGTAGGTGTCTCTAGAACGCTATGGGAAGATCTTTGAATTCTCGCATCTTCGAGTTTGATTCAAGCAACGAGTTGATCATTCAAGAAGTCCTTTTTTCTTTTAGGGATTATCTCTTCAGAACTACAGAATGCTCAGTTTTTTATGCCACCTTAGAGGAATTACAACGTATTTTACATCTTGCAGTATTCAAATTAAGAATAACGAGTGTACTTACTGTTACTTTGTTGTTCATgcaggtgaaaatgtgtcatttGCCGTCACTTCCAGGACATAAAGATCTAGCCACTGAATTAGGGCCCATCCATGCTAGACTGTCGCGTGAAGGTTCATTTGCTCAAAAGCATCCTGTATATAGGTGCAACGAAGTGCAGGTTTACTGTCATACTTGCATGCTTACTGCTTCTGCTCGTGATTCTGCTGGCTTTACACTTGGAAACTTCATATTTTATTGCACATGCAGATACCAAATTATGGAAAAATGTTTTAGAATCAATGATTGTTCAACAATTTATCATACTTTTCTAGGCAGTTCCAGCATTTTACTTATCACGAATGCCAATACATATCTCGTTCCTACATGCTTCAGATCGAAGCTGCAGGCCAGTTTTTGGAAGTCATGAAGAACTACGCAGAATCACTTTGTTCAGATCTAAGGTCTTACACAATAACAAGTGTACAATCAAACAGTGACAGGGTAGAGAAACTAACACCGTAATTTCTATATTCCTAGAAGTTCTCGATGAAATAAACTGAAAATACCAGAGTACATGGCTTATTACACTTTTTGACATGTAAATCTTTTACCGTCCTTTCAGGTTTCTTTACTTCTTAAAGATAGCTTTATCGATTCCTTTCCGAGCAAGGACAGACAATTTATGAAGGTAACCTGCAATCCTTTCTAAACTTCTCCTGGATCTTTCATTTGTAGCCTATCGCCTGTCTTTTATTTCATTTGCAATTTTCGGCTTGTGCAGTTATTTGTGGACACACAGATGTTCACTGTTCTAACTGACTCTCGTTTGTCAAGCTTCGAGAATGGTGACCCCTAAGAGAAACCTGATACAGAAGTTAAATGAGCACATCATCGGAAGATTCCAAGTTGCAACTCAAAGATTTGTCTCAAGGATAACGACTTCTCCAACTGTTGACGAAGGACGAGGTGCAAGTAACTTGGAGGGAAGGGGTGGAATGGCTCCTGGCCCGGTTGGGATGGCCTGCCGAAGGAATTTTATTCGACCTAACATGGTTTGGGAGCTTCTATCTCTGCAAACTGCTGGCTAAAGCTTGCAGCAAATACTTTGCAACATAAAAGTTATAGTCCAAAGCGCAAATCTCCACACCAACATCTATTGTATATTTGTATTGCACACCCTGTAGGATCATAATCCCTATATTTTACGGGAATATGATGTTCGATGTAACGAATTTCTGTATCGTATCAAAAATCTTGTAAATGTCAATGGACATAAAAGATGTTGCTTCTGATGTCAATAAAACATAAGTGAGAAAAAATCATGGGTCCTGAAAAATATTGACACTAGTTGTAGCAGTAAACTAAATCATGTTTGCCCATACCATTTATTTTATGTCTCCCAATAAATACGTAAGTTTTGTATACTACATAGGGTAAAGTTGTCATTGAAAAAAATGGATGGATAAACAGCAGCAGCGCTTTTTCAcatggaagaggatcctctccggatccactTTGTGGGGATCTTAAGGAtatctgttcatcgtacatcgtgcgatcaattttcttcatactatttatttgtatttaattttaaataaaaaaaaagtcaaatgatttatgaccacCAAATCCACCCCAAAAGCCCTAGCGTGCGACATCCCGTCCATTCCCCCCATCATTTGGGTGTTTTAGCAACATTGTCCGGAACCTGCACTGCCTTGTAGAAGGCCAGGAAGACGGAGGGAAGAGTAGTTGTAGTAGCACGCACATAAGCAAGCCTGCATTGAGGTGCCTTTCCGACAGGGAGCAGTATTCCCAGGCCTATAGAACCAATTATGATGCATGAAATGAAAGCATTGCGAGGAAGTTTTTCCCACGACCGGAATACCAAGATGATGATGTTACAGAGGACGATTACACAGACATGGTCCTATATCGGCTCATGAATGAGGTTGTGGTGCCCTTGAAGGACGCCTTCTCTTCTCCCAAAAAAGAGGACGGAAGCTGTGTGGTTCACAAGTATTTGGAGGAAGTGAAGGCTGGCAAGACGGAGATTGAGGCGGATACTTTGCttccacatgaaacatatgcaatgTTCATCTCTGGAATGTAGAGAAAGTGGCCGAGCTTCAGTGGATGACAATGGTTGAGGACTTGAAAAAGCAAGGCAAGATGAACAACAGCTTGGCGGCATGGACGTCATCAACTCGACATTCAAAGATGATATCCCCATTGCTTTGGGACTTTTGGTGTCTGAATTGAGTGAAGAGCCATGGAAAGGGAATGTGAGCAGTCACGGCGATTGGCATGAGGTGAATTTTATACAAGGCGAGGATGTTAGGTGCAAGCCACCGAGACTGATCATAGTGGTGAATATTGTAGCACCTGGAAGACTGGGTGTATGAGGTCAGGATGAAGGCTATGGGAATGTGGTGCCACACATTTTGTTTTGGACTTTGTCGGAATACCTAGCCGGCGCAGTCTTGTACGCAGCCAGGGTTGACGGTATTGAGTGGCTTCTACATCATCGGTCTTGCTGAAGATGCTCTTGGACAAGATATCGGCCAAGACCATGTCACGGAAGCAGCCGCATCCGGCGAAGAGAGGCTGGCCGTGGTGGACTGACACGCCTAAGATTAAATATGGAGCCTAAACTAGTTGTGTTGTGTTCGATATCATTGCATGttattttatcttgaatttttgctttttgttTGTAGGAAGAGGGTAAGGATTGACGGGTTCTAGCTAGAACTAGACATTTCTGTAGACAAGATATCACTGCTAATTAAACCTTTCCA carries:
- the LOC103412187 gene encoding uncharacterized protein isoform X5, with amino-acid sequence MEGKEDGDAYEERPPSPAQVLQEISEEAFKVAGETLQNVVSGKSSMPPLAPGHTRSQSEVVTTTHRRSNSFQKLKTQMQKAWRWGGSSRDGLRLSFNPEVLANQKRQWYQRYSKSKGHIKYTEPTSLFEHFIIAGLHPDANLDTAEDAFVKRKKWEMEMINCGIVDLKLLQQRGPPIPTLEPQILFKYPPGKRFDMRLTDLASFCFPGGVKARLLEKTPSLSDLNQVVYGQEHLGKDDLSFIFSLKVADNATLYGVCLHVSEIVQRPPAILGISSPNSHSTGGLFRFLVSAPRCYCVLSRVPFFELHYEMLNSIIQQERLKRITQFASEMALNDFVPTLPKVQDYDNESPERESFDNWMDSAIPVNSSIALTVAGAGIRPEDETPPSSLKIWELQSPESVSASESSDFCQVRYLDKDGRRDSQCSDDYGFEASETRSEASERICAIYGNDHTSPEVGTSFSTRNRTLERLGSSESLFSPARSMVSEDEDDDLSSTCEKEFGDELIMEWARENKNDLLQILCGFHALPLPQRGSEFSFQPLEHLQATEYRRPSVAALGFDENSVDSFEDPGVNVMLAAAEEALALSIWTTATICRVLSLESILSLLTGVLLEKQVVIVCPNLGVLSATVLSLIPMIRPFQWQSLMLPVLPGKILDFLDAPVPFIIGIQQVPADLKRKTSDPVQVNVQKDQVKMCHLPSLPGHKDLATELGPIHARLSREGSFAQKHPVYRCNEVQIEAAGQFLEVMKNYAESLCSDLRSYTITSVQSNSDRVSLLLKDSFIDSFPSKDRQFMKLREW
- the LOC103412187 gene encoding uncharacterized protein isoform X1: MEGKEDGDAYEERPPSPAQVLQEISEEAFKVAGETLQNVVSGKSSMPPLAPGHTRSQSEVVTTTHRRSNSFQKLKTQMQKAWRWGGSSRDGLRLSFNPEVLANQKRQWYQRYSKSKGHIKYTEPTSLFEHFIIAGLHPDANLDTAEDAFVKRKKWEMEMINCGIVDLKLLQQRGPPIPTLEPQILFKYPPGKRFDMRLTDLASFCFPGGVKARLLEKTPSLSDLNQVVYGQEHLGKDDLSFIFSLKVADNATLYGVCLHVSEIVQRPPAILGISSPNSHSTGGLFRFLVSAPRCYCVLSRVPFFELHYEMLNSIIQQERLKRITQFASEMALNDFVPTLPKVQDYDNESPERESFDNWMDSAIPVNSSIALTVAGAGIRPEDETPPSSLKIWELQSPESVSASESSDFCQVRYLDKDGRRDSQCSDDYGFEASETRSEASERICAIYGNDHTSPEVGTSFSTRNRTLERLGSSESLFSPARSMVSEDEDDDLSSTCEKEFGDELIMEWARENKNDLLQILCGFHALPLPQRGSEFSFQPLEHLQATEYRRPSVAALGFDENSVDSFEDPGVNVMLAAAEEALALSIWTTATICRVLSLESILSLLTGVLLEKQVVIVCPNLGVLSATVLSLIPMIRPFQWQSLMLPFLQYLQVLPGKILDFLDAPVPFIIGIQQVPADLKRKTSDPVQVNVQKDQVKMCHLPSLPGHKDLATELGPIHARLSREGSFAQKHPVYRCNEVQIEAAGQFLEVMKNYAESLCSDLRSYTITSVQSNSDRVSLLLKDSFIDSFPSKDRQFMKLFVDTQMFTVLTDSRLSSFENGDP
- the LOC103412187 gene encoding uncharacterized protein isoform X2; this translates as MEGKEDGDAYEERPPSPAQVLQEISEEAFKVAGETLQNVVSGKSSMPPLAPGHTRSQSEVVTTTHRRSNSFQKLKTQMQKAWRWGGSSRDGLRLSFNPEVLANQKRQWYQRYSKSKGHIKYTEPTSLFEHFIIAGLHPDANLDTAEDAFVKRKKWEMEMINCGIVDLKLLQQRGPPIPTLEPQILFKYPPGKRFDMRLTDLASFCFPGGVKARLLEKTPSLSDLNQVVYGQEHLGKDDLSFIFSLKVADNATLYGVCLHVSEIVQRPPAILGISSPNSHSTGGLFRFLVSAPRCYCVLSRVPFFELHYEMLNSIIQQERLKRITQFASEMALNDFVPTLPKVQDYDNESPERESFDNWMDSAIPVNSSIALTVAGAGIRPEDETPPSSLKIWELQSPESVSASESSDFCQVRYLDKDGRRDSQCSDDYGFEASETRSEASERICAIYGNDHTSPEVGTSFSTRNRTLERLGSSESLFSPARSMVSEDEDDDLSSTCEKEFGDELIMEWARENKNDLLQILCGFHALPLPQRGSEFSFQPLEHLQATEYRRPSVAALGFDENSVDSFEDPGVNVMLAAAEEALALSIWTTATICRVLSLESILSLLTGVLLEKQVVIVCPNLGVLSATVLSLIPMIRPFQWQSLMLPVLPGKILDFLDAPVPFIIGIQQVPADLKRKTSDPVQVNVQKDQVKMCHLPSLPGHKDLATELGPIHARLSREGSFAQKHPVYRCNEVQIEAAGQFLEVMKNYAESLCSDLRSYTITSVQSNSDRVSLLLKDSFIDSFPSKDRQFMKLFVDTQMFTVLTDSRLSSFENGDP
- the LOC103412187 gene encoding uncharacterized protein isoform X3; translation: MEGKEDGDAYEERPPSPAQVLQEISEEAFKVAGETLQNVVSGKSSMPPLAPGHTRSQSEVVTTTHRRSNSFQKLKTQMQKAWRWGGSSRDGLRLSFNPEVLANQKRQWYQRYSKSKGHIKYTEPTSLFEHFIIAGLHPDANLDTAEDAFVKRKKWEMEMINCGIVDLKLLQQRGPPIPTLEPQILFKYPPGKRFDMRLTDLASFCFPGGVKARLLEKTPSLSDLNQVVYGQEHLGKDDLSFIFSLKVADNATLYGVCLHVSEIVQRPPAILGISSPNSHSTGGLFRFLVSAPRCYCVLSRVPFFELHYEMLNSIIQQERLKRITQFASEMALNDFVPTLPKVQDYDNESPERESFDNWMDSAIPVNSSIALTVAGAGIRPEDETPPSSLKIWELQSPESVSASESSDFCQVRYLDKDGRRDSQCSDDYGFEASETRSEASERICAIYGNDHTSPEVGTSFSTRNRTLERLGSSESLFSPARSMVSEDEDDDLSSTCEKEFGDELIMEWARENKNDLLQILCGFHALPLPQRGSEFSFQPLEHLQATEYRRPSVAALGFDENSVDSFEDPGVNVMLAAAEEALALSIWTTATICRVLSLESILSLLTGVLLEKQVVIVCPNLGVLSATVLSLIPMIRPFQWQSLMLPFLQYLQVLPGKILDFLDAPVPFIIGIQQVPADLKRKTSDPVQVNVQKDQVKMCHLPSLPGHKDLATELGPIHARLSREGSFAQKHPVYRCNEVQIEAAGQFLEVMKNYAESLCSDLRSYTITSVQSNSDRVEKLTPFLYFLKIALSIPFRARTDNL
- the LOC103412187 gene encoding uncharacterized protein isoform X4, translating into MEGKEDGDAYEERPPSPAQVLQEISEEAFKVAGETLQNVVSGKSSMPPLAPGHTRSQSEVVTTTHRRSNSFQKLKTQMQKAWRWGGSSRDGLRLSFNPEVLANQKRQWYQRYSKSKGHIKYTEPTSLFEHFIIAGLHPDANLDTAEDAFVKRKKWEMEMINCGIVDLKLLQQRGPPIPTLEPQILFKYPPGKRFDMRLTDLASFCFPGGVKARLLEKTPSLSDLNQVVYGQEHLGKDDLSFIFSLKVADNATLYGVCLHVSEIVQRPPAILGISSPNSHSTGGLFRFLVSAPRCYCVLSRVPFFELHYEMLNSIIQQERLKRITQFASEMALNDFVPTLPKVQDYDNESPERESFDNWMDSAIPVNSSIALTVAGAGIRPEDETPPSSLKIWELQSPESVSASESSDFCQVRYLDKDGRRDSQCSDDYGFEASETRSEASERICAIYGNDHTSPEVGTSFSTRNRTLERLGSSESLFSPARSMVSEDEDDDLSSTCEKEFGDELIMEWARENKNDLLQILCGFHALPLPQRGSEFSFQPLEHLQATEYRRPSVAALGFDENSVDSFEDPGVNVMLAAAEEALALSIWTTATICRVLSLESILSLLTGVLLEKQVVIVCPNLGVLSATVLSLIPMIRPFQWQSLMLPFLQYLQVLPGKILDFLDAPVPFIIGIQQVPADLKRKTSDPVQVNVQKDQVKMCHLPSLPGHKDLATELGPIHARLSREGSFAQKHPVYRCNEVQIEAAGQFLEVMKNYAESLCSDLRSYTITSVQSNSDRVSLLLKDSFIDSFPSKDRQFMKLREW